TGAACCTTACCGGTTTAGTACTCCGGCATCGGCGGAGCCGACGGGGCTTCCTTTTCGGGCAGGTCGGTGATCAGGGCCTCAGTGGTCAGGATCATGCCGGCGATGCTGGCCGCGTTTTCGAGCGCGCCGCGCGTCACCTTGGCCGGGTCGATGATGCCGACCTTGATCATGTCCACGAACTGGCCGCTCATCACGTCGTAACCGATGGTGTTGCTCTTGTCGGCCTTCTGGCGGTCGACGACCTGCTGCTGGATCACGCCACCGTCGAGGCCCGCGTTGGCCGCGATCTTGCGCATGGGCACCTGCAGGGCGCTGCGCACGATCTGCACGCCGGTGTTCTCGTCCTGGCTGCCGAGGGTCAGGCCGTCGAGCGCGCTCAGGGCATTGATCAGGGCAACGCCACCACCGGGCACGATGCCTTCTTCAACCGCCGCACGGGTCGCGCTCAGGGCGTCTTCCACGCGGTGCTTCTTTTCTTTCAGCTCGGTTTCGGTCGCCGCGCCGACGCCGATCACCGCCACACCGCCGCTCAGCTTCGCCAGACGTTCCTGGAGCTTTTCACGGTCGTAGTCGCTGGTCGAGTTCTCGATCTCCACGCGGATTTCTTCCACGCGGCCCTTGATAGCCGACTCTTCGCCTGCTCCGTCAATGATGGTGGTGTTGTTCTTGTCCACCACGACCTTGCCCGCGCGACCGAGATCCGCAATGGTGGTCGAGTCGAGCTTGCGGCCTAACACTTCGGTGATGACCGTACCACCCGTGAGGATGGCGATGTCATCCAGCATAGCCTTACGGCGGTCGCCGAAGCCGGGGGCCTTGATCGCGACGACGTTGAGCATGCCGCGCAGCTTGTTAAGCACCAGCGTCGCCAGCGCTTCGCCGTCGATGTCCTCGGCGATGATCACCAGTTCGCGCTTGCCGAGCTGCAGCAGCTTTTCGAGCACGGGAACCATGTCCTGCGCGGCGGAGATCTTCTTGTCGTGAATGAGGATGTACGCGTCGTTGATGACGGCTTCCATCGTCTCGGGGCTGGTGATGAAATACGGCGAGATATAGCCGCGATCGAACTGCATGCCCTCGACGAAGTTGGTCTCGAACTCCAGACCCTTGCTTTCCTCGACGGTGATGACGCCGTCCTTGCCGACCTTGTCCATCACGTCCGCGATCAGCTCACCGATTTCGCGGTCCTGGGCGCTGATGGCTGCCACGGACGCGATCTCTTCCTTGGTGCTGATGTCATGGGCCATGTCGCGGATGGCGTGCGATACCTTCTCCGTGGCCGCGTCGATGCCGCGCTTGAGCAGCATTGGGTTGGCGCCCGCGGCGACGTTCTTCAGACCTTCATTCACGATCGCCTGGGCCAGGACGGTGGCGGTGGTGGTCCCGTCGCCCGCGATGTCGTTGGTCTTGGTGGCGGCTTCCTTCAGAAGCTGCGCGCCCATATTCTCGTACGGGTCTTCCAGCTCGATTTCCTTCGCCACGGTCACGCCGTCGTGGGTGACTGTGGGAGCGCCGAACTTCTTGTCGATGGCGACGTTGCGGCCCTTCGGACCGAGCGTAGTCGAAACGGCGTTCGCCAGCGTGTCAATGCCAACCTTCAAACGGCGGCGAGAATCTTCGCCAAAAGCGAGTTGCTTAGCCATATTTAGTTTTCTCCTTCGTCAATCGTTTCGTGGCAGCGTGCAGGGCAGCGCGCTACTCCACAATCGCCAGAATGTCGGATTCCTTGAGGATGAGGACCTTCTTGTCGTCAAGCTTGATTTCGGTGCCCGCGTACTTGGCGAACAGCACGATATCGTCCACCTTGACGTCCATCGGAATGCGGTCGCCGTCATCATCGGTACGGCCCGCGCCGACAGCCAGGACACGACCCTGCTGGGGCTTTTCTTTGGCGGTTTCCGGCAGCACCAGCGCGCCACCGGCGAACGTCTCTTCACGCTCGATGGGTTCAATCACAACGCGATCGGCCAGAGGACGCAAATTGAGAGCCATCCTTCCCTCCTGAGGTATGTTTATAGTGTTGAACAGTCGTCAAATTCCGGTTAGCACTTAAACGGTTCGAGTGCTAAATCCGCTCATCATCTTAACAGTCTCTTCTTTCGCTGTCAAGCCAGATTTAGCACTCTATAGGGGGATCTGCTAGCGGCACTCGGTAAATTATGGGGACGGCGTTGGGGTCGCGGTGGCGAAGACTTCCGTGTCTACGGGCGCTTCCGTTGCGAGCGTTTCAACCGGCACCAGCGCCCGGCTGCAGTACTCCTGGCTGGCGGAGGAGAAATCGCTCTGGGCACTTTCTTTCTCCTGCGCGACGGCCAGCTCGTACCCGCGCTGGAAGTAGGGCACGCCGAGGTCGCACTGGCCCTGCTGGGCGTAGGCCATGCCCAGCTGGTAGAAGTCGGACGTGTCCTCCGACCCCATCTCGATCGCGCGCGACAGGTTCGGCACGGCGCTCACGAAGTCCTCATCACTGTACTGCAAGCCACCCAGATACGACAGGCAGCGCATATTGTCCGGCGCGGCGTCGAGGCAGCGGCGGTAATACTCGTAGGCGCGATCGCGCGTCCCGGCTTCGACTTGCGCCCAGCCCATGCGCCACAGCAGGTACGGATCGTTCGGGTTACGGTTCAGCGTGTCGCTGAGTACTTCCATCGCCGAGTCGAACTCGTCCAGCGCGATATAGTTATTTGCTAGCTCAACTGCGATGTAGCTGTGGTTGGGGGCCATTTCCAGCGCGGCGCGCAGATCCTGAATGGCGGCGTCGTAGTCGCCCACCGTCGACGACAACAGCGCACGGTTGCGGTAGATGTCCACCGACGCGAGACCGGTAGTATCCATTTCCTGCGCCTGATCGAGGTACGTCGAGGCAGTTTCAATGTCGCCGAGGTCGTAGTAGATCTCGGCCATGAAGGCATAGGTTGGCGCGAAGTCTTCATCGATCGCGCGGGCGTGCAGCGCCGAGGCCAGTGCGCCGCCGACATCGCCGGCCCAGTCCAGCACCATCGCCTGAATTGCCCAGCCGTACGGCGCTTCGGGATCGGCGTTGATCGTGCGGCTCGCGTACTCGATCGCTTCATCCATGCCGCTGCCCGTGCTGGCCGACGCAATCAAGAGCATGCGCGCGACTTTATATTGCAGCAGGGCGTCGTTGGGATTGCTGTCGGCCAGGATCTGGCAGTTAATGGTTGCTTCTTGCAGGTTGCCCTGGCGTTCCGAAGCGGTACATCCCTGCTGCGCGGCGGCCACGTCGGCGGTCGCGGTCGGCGTGGGGCGCGGCGACACCTGCGTGGCGACTCCATGCACGGCATCTTCCACGCGCGGAAAGATCCAGCCCCGAATGTCTTCGGCGTGCAGCAGCGCCTGGCTCCCGCCCAGGTAGACCAGCGGCACGAGCGCGATCAGCAGCAGCAGGCGGCGCGGGACGAGCCTGAGATGGCGCTTTTTCCGGTCGGCCCGGTAACGCTTGGGTGTGCGTAGGTACATCGCGCAGCCTTAATAAATGGGGATCGGCTGGGGCGGCACAGCCGTGGATGGGATGGCGGTGGGAATTTGCTGAACAGAAAACGCTTCGTCGTGCGTCACGCACATTTGCAGACCCTGGGAGATCTGGTTCTTGATCGACTCTTCAGGGTTCATCTCCAGCGCGGACTGGAGATCGTCCCAGGCCCGATCGCAGCGGTCGAGCAGCGCTTCAGCCAGCCCGCGAATGTAATAGCACTGGATTTCCTGGTCGGCCAGGGGGATGCCCTGTTGATCCTGAAGCGACGAGCACGTCTCGAACGATTCAATCGCGCCCTCGTAGTTGCGGCGCGTATACTGAACCATGCCGAGTTGCCGGTACGCTTCGGGGTAGGTGGGGTCCAGCTCCACGGCGCGCTCGCATGCGACCTGGGCTTCGGTGTCGTTGCGGTCGCGGAAGTAGGCTTCGCACTTGCGGGTATACGCCTTGACGTTGTCCGGGTCCATCGCCAGCACCTGATCGTAAGCGGCCTGTGCGCCGACGAAGTTGCTGAGCGCGACGTAGTACTGCGCCAGCTCGAAGTACAGTGCGTCCAGGCGCGGGTGAATCTGGATTGCCTGCTCGTACTGCTGGATCGCGGCGTTGAACTGCCCGACGTAGGCCAGGCTCAGCGCCAGCGCGCGGTGCGCATCCAGGCTATCGGCGTTCAACCGCACGGCGCGGTCGGCTTCATCGAAAGCCTGGTTGGGGCGTTGGGCGGCGTAATACGCCAGCGACAGGTAGGCGTGCGCTTCGGCGTAGTTGGGGTCGAGCTGTGTGGCGCGCAGGCATGAGCCGATGGCTTCTTCGGCGCGGTTGTTTTCCATCAGCGCAAAGCAGTACAGCGCCTGGGCGCGCGCGTTGTTGGGTGCCACGTCGACCGCGTCCTGCGCCACTTCGAGCGCCGCGACGGCCCGGAACTGGTAGGTGCGCCCGGCATAGCTGCGGTAAATGAGCATGCGCCCATATTCGAACTTGATGTCGATGTCCTGGGGCGCGAGCTGCACCGCCTGGCCATAGTAGCCAATCGCCGCTTCGAGGTCGCCCTGGAGGTAGGCGCGCTCGCCCATGCGGGCCAGCGTCA
This sequence is a window from Aggregatilinea lenta. Protein-coding genes within it:
- the groL gene encoding chaperonin GroEL (60 kDa chaperone family; promotes refolding of misfolded polypeptides especially under stressful conditions; forms two stacked rings of heptamers to form a barrel-shaped 14mer; ends can be capped by GroES; misfolded proteins enter the barrel where they are refolded when GroES binds) — translated: MAKQLAFGEDSRRRLKVGIDTLANAVSTTLGPKGRNVAIDKKFGAPTVTHDGVTVAKEIELEDPYENMGAQLLKEAATKTNDIAGDGTTTATVLAQAIVNEGLKNVAAGANPMLLKRGIDAATEKVSHAIRDMAHDISTKEEIASVAAISAQDREIGELIADVMDKVGKDGVITVEESKGLEFETNFVEGMQFDRGYISPYFITSPETMEAVINDAYILIHDKKISAAQDMVPVLEKLLQLGKRELVIIAEDIDGEALATLVLNKLRGMLNVVAIKAPGFGDRRKAMLDDIAILTGGTVITEVLGRKLDSTTIADLGRAGKVVVDKNNTTIIDGAGEESAIKGRVEEIRVEIENSTSDYDREKLQERLAKLSGGVAVIGVGAATETELKEKKHRVEDALSATRAAVEEGIVPGGGVALINALSALDGLTLGSQDENTGVQIVRSALQVPMRKIAANAGLDGGVIQQQVVDRQKADKSNTIGYDVMSGQFVDMIKVGIIDPAKVTRGALENAASIAGMILTTEALITDLPEKEAPSAPPMPEY
- a CDS encoding tetratricopeptide repeat protein; the protein is MYIRRDNSNLHFGNYRRHGVSRWLLGVWFVVMVILATLLMRFNDVQSWAMSSLGTAPTATLDAVTLARMGERAYLQGDLEAAIGYYGQAVQLAPQDIDIKFEYGRMLIYRSYAGRTYQFRAVAALEVAQDAVDVAPNNARAQALYCFALMENNRAEEAIGSCLRATQLDPNYAEAHAYLSLAYYAAQRPNQAFDEADRAVRLNADSLDAHRALALSLAYVGQFNAAIQQYEQAIQIHPRLDALYFELAQYYVALSNFVGAQAAYDQVLAMDPDNVKAYTRKCEAYFRDRNDTEAQVACERAVELDPTYPEAYRQLGMVQYTRRNYEGAIESFETCSSLQDQQGIPLADQEIQCYYIRGLAEALLDRCDRAWDDLQSALEMNPEESIKNQISQGLQMCVTHDEAFSVQQIPTAIPSTAVPPQPIPIY
- a CDS encoding tetratricopeptide repeat protein — its product is MYLRTPKRYRADRKKRHLRLVPRRLLLLIALVPLVYLGGSQALLHAEDIRGWIFPRVEDAVHGVATQVSPRPTPTATADVAAAQQGCTASERQGNLQEATINCQILADSNPNDALLQYKVARMLLIASASTGSGMDEAIEYASRTINADPEAPYGWAIQAMVLDWAGDVGGALASALHARAIDEDFAPTYAFMAEIYYDLGDIETASTYLDQAQEMDTTGLASVDIYRNRALLSSTVGDYDAAIQDLRAALEMAPNHSYIAVELANNYIALDEFDSAMEVLSDTLNRNPNDPYLLWRMGWAQVEAGTRDRAYEYYRRCLDAAPDNMRCLSYLGGLQYSDEDFVSAVPNLSRAIEMGSEDTSDFYQLGMAYAQQGQCDLGVPYFQRGYELAVAQEKESAQSDFSSASQEYCSRALVPVETLATEAPVDTEVFATATPTPSP
- the groES gene encoding co-chaperone GroES, encoding MALNLRPLADRVVIEPIEREETFAGGALVLPETAKEKPQQGRVLAVGAGRTDDDGDRIPMDVKVDDIVLFAKYAGTEIKLDDKKVLILKESDILAIVE